One genomic window of Pelotomaculum isophthalicicum JI includes the following:
- a CDS encoding helix-turn-helix transcriptional regulator: MAGPDTTKALRIAKVIELLNKKSPYGGVSLTELADSCEVTTRSILRYLDQIENDLHVSIVRPEKNTSKKEGLYRLDAGYLPSVSPENALIILLSMLQQQGSALAGRLNEIKDALIGTLFKYKYSPQSLPIEQMQERIYVVEEHLADPAGVGEIFANLVQAIKDCYRVKLWYYVAHSGENSKRVVEPYGLICKHHNWYLVAHCLKRNDIRVFRVDQVSNVIPYTSEHFEYPKDFSLKDHMAHSWGVINDGDVCKVKLKFSPQVARRVKNLVYHPSQVIQDELPDGSVVMSFEICGIDEMKTWLVQWGDMVEVLEPEWLREDMCEIAKRILEVYNN; this comes from the coding sequence TTGGCCGGCCCTGATACGACAAAGGCGCTGAGAATAGCCAAAGTGATCGAGCTTTTGAATAAAAAAAGCCCGTACGGAGGCGTATCATTAACGGAACTTGCGGACTCCTGCGAGGTTACTACCAGGAGCATACTCCGCTATCTTGACCAAATAGAAAATGATCTTCATGTTTCAATAGTCAGGCCGGAGAAAAACACCTCCAAGAAGGAAGGCTTATACCGCTTGGATGCCGGCTATTTACCATCAGTCAGCCCGGAAAACGCGCTGATTATTTTACTCAGCATGTTACAGCAACAGGGCTCAGCCCTGGCCGGCCGTCTTAATGAAATCAAAGACGCGTTAATCGGAACGCTTTTTAAATACAAGTACTCGCCTCAGAGCTTGCCGATTGAGCAGATGCAGGAGCGAATTTATGTTGTGGAAGAGCATCTGGCCGACCCTGCCGGGGTAGGCGAAATATTCGCCAATCTGGTGCAGGCCATCAAAGATTGCTACCGGGTAAAGCTCTGGTATTACGTTGCACACAGTGGAGAAAATTCAAAGCGAGTGGTAGAGCCATACGGCTTAATTTGCAAGCACCATAACTGGTACCTGGTAGCCCACTGCCTGAAGAGAAACGATATCCGCGTCTTCCGGGTGGACCAGGTTTCAAATGTTATCCCTTATACTTCTGAGCATTTTGAATATCCTAAAGATTTCTCGCTTAAAGACCACATGGCCCATAGCTGGGGTGTGATTAACGACGGCGATGTTTGTAAAGTTAAGCTAAAGTTCAGCCCTCAGGTTGCCCGCAGGGTAAAGAACCTGGTCTATCATCCCTCACAAGTAATTCAAGATGAACTTCCCGACGGGTCCGTCGTGATGTCTTTCGAAATCTGCGGCATTGATGAAATGAAAACGTGGCTCGTGCAGTGGGGAGATATGGTGGAGGTTCTGGAACCGGAGTGGCTAAGGGAAGATATGTGTGAGATTGCCAAGAGGATATTGGAGGTATATAATAATTAA